In a single window of the Carassius auratus strain Wakin unplaced genomic scaffold, ASM336829v1 scaf_tig00216302, whole genome shotgun sequence genome:
- the LOC113097475 gene encoding protein ANTAGONIST OF LIKE HETEROCHROMATIN PROTEIN 1-like, with product MADVDRVFIEKVTALYLLWRAEQRRRGQRHRTWVHQTLRRRSQFGEFHHLLQELRLDDGRFQRYFRLSRAQFDALLSRVGARITLQDTNYRRSITAAERLSICLRFLATGDSFRTIASSYRVGVSTVCQIVPQVVTAIWDCLVEDYMAVPTTGDWRSIAEGFQERWNFPLCCGAVDGKHVVMKAPPNSGSQFHNYKGTFSIVLLAVVDAKYRFRVIDVGGYGRTSDGGILANSAFGQALRTGTLHLPPDQPLPGADERGPQPHVFVADEAFPLRRNLMRPFPGRTLPLERRVFNYRLSRARLVVENAFGILSSQWRMYRRLIEVHPEVAENCVKATCVLHNFMRCSERREAPAVRGAGQAGEEPLPGLGRVAANFSSREAVRVRDVFMAHFSAEGAVAWQPTE from the exons atggctgatgttgatcgagTATTCATCGAGAAAGTTACCGCTTTATATTTGCTCTGGAGAGCAGAACAGCGGCGTAGGGGTCAGCGTCACCGTACTTGGGTCCACCAGACCCTCCGGAGGCGTTCCCAGTTTGGTGAGTTTCATCATTTGCTGCAGGAGCTGCGCCTGGATGACGGCCGCTTTCAGCGGTACTTCCGCCTGTCTCGCGCCCAATTTGATGCCCTGTTGTCCCGCGTCGGAGCGAGGATCACTCTCCAGGACACCAACTACAGGCGCTCTATAACAGCTGCGGAGCGCCTGTCCATCTGTCTTCG GTTTCTTGCCACTGGGGACTCATTCAGGACCATAGCGTCCAGCTACAGGGTGGGTGTCTCCACGGTGTGCCAGATTGTCCCCCAGGTAGTGACTGCCATCTGGGACTGCCTTGTGGAGGACTACATGGCTGTGCCCACCACTGGTGACTGGAGGTCCATCGCAGAGGGATTCCAGGAGCGGTGGAACTTCCCTTTGTGCTGTGGAGCGGTGGATGGGAAGCATGTGGTGATGAAGGCACCCCCCAACTCAGGATCCCAGTTCCACAATTACAAGGGAACCTTCTCCATTGTTCTCCTTGCAGTTGTGGATGCGAAGTATCGCTTCCGGGTGATCGATGTTGGGGGGTACGGCAGGACCAGTGACGGTGGGATCCTGGCGAACTCCGCCTTTGGGCAGGCTCTGCGGACTGGCACACTTCATCTGCCTCCTGACCAGCCTCTACCTGGTGCTGATGAAAGAGGACCCCAGCCCCATGTCTTTGTGGCTGATGAGGCGTTCCCGCTGCGGAGGAACCTCATGCGGCCTTTCCCTGGACGCACCCTTCCTTTGGAGAGGCGTGTCTTCAATTACCGTCTCTCCAGAGCCCGACTGGTGGTGGAGAATGCCTTTGGCATCCTCTCCTCACAGTGGAGGATGTACCGGCGGCTCATCGAGGTCCACCCTGAAGTTGCGGAGAACTGTGTGAAGGCGACATGTGTTCTCCACAACTTCATGAGGTGTTCGGAGAGGAGAGAGGCACCTGCTGTGAGGGGCGCGGGACAAGCTGGAGAGGAGCCACTGCCAGGTCTGGGTCGGGTTGCAGCAAACTTCTCCTCCAGAGAGGCAGTCCGGGTGAGGGATGTCTTCATGGCACACTTCTCAGCGGAGGGAGCAGTAGCATGGCAGCCGACGGAGTAG